One genomic window of Tenacibaculum tangerinum includes the following:
- the rpsG gene encoding 30S ribosomal protein S7 produces the protein MRKRRAKKRVLLPDPRFNDQLVTRFVNNLMWDGKKSVAFKVFYDAMDIVNEKKTDEEKSALEVWKDGLSNVMPHVEVRSRRVGGATFQIPMQIRPDRKVSMAIKWMISYARKRNEKTMAQRLAAEILAAAKEEGAAVKKRVDTHKMAEANKAFSHFRF, from the coding sequence GAGGAAAAGAAGAGCTAAAAAAAGAGTTTTGTTACCGGATCCAAGATTCAACGATCAATTAGTTACACGTTTTGTGAATAACTTAATGTGGGACGGTAAGAAATCTGTAGCGTTCAAAGTGTTTTACGATGCAATGGATATCGTAAATGAAAAGAAAACTGACGAAGAAAAGTCAGCTTTAGAAGTGTGGAAAGATGGTTTATCTAACGTGATGCCTCACGTAGAAGTACGTTCTCGCCGTGTGGGTGGAGCAACATTCCAAATTCCAATGCAAATTCGTCCAGACCGTAAGGTGTCTATGGCGATTAAATGGATGATTTCTTATGCGCGAAAGCGTAATGAAAAGACAATGGCACAGCGTTTAGCCGCTGAGATTTTAGCTGCTGCTAAAGAAGAAGGAGCTGCTGTTAAAAAGAGAGTTGATACTCATAAGATGGCTGAAGCAAACAAAGCATTCTCACACTTTAGATTTTAA